One genomic segment of Impatiens glandulifera chromosome 6, dImpGla2.1, whole genome shotgun sequence includes these proteins:
- the LOC124942853 gene encoding uncharacterized protein LOC124942853 encodes MEVITPSPSTEFHFDSASTSPFISAPGSPQPFGNLFYSAPTSPTRVSAFYTEFHHFSAAGTCDSPTVIPRISKDHDDDDDEFEFNFGGQLDNTSINSVSAEELFHGGQIKPNFKQVVDDLQKSHESPPVEIERENLFVKKEGERKYRGSRSLPRFRISDMLLEKTTDSSSSSKWGWKGWRLKDILLFRSASEGRVMGKLKQYPLKKYELLKKVTESESVSSFRSSESSKRGPATAMSAHEIHYTANRAASEEMKRRTFLPYKQTLLGGCLGFNPAVHDRHAGSFGLSTRG; translated from the coding sequence atggAAGTTATAACACCATCGCCGTCAACTGAATTCCATTTTGACAGCGCTTCAACTTCCCCTTTCATTAGCGCTCCAGGTAGTCCTCAACCATTCGGAAATCTCTTCTATAGCGCCCCCACCAGCCCCACTCGCGTCTCTGCTTTCTATACTGAATTTCATCATTTCTCCGCCGCCGGTACTTGTGATTCTCCTACTGTAATTCCCAGAATTTCCAAagatcatgatgatgatgatgatgaattcgAGTTCAATTTCGGCGGTCAGTTAGATAACACATCCATTAATTCAGTCTCAGCTGAAGAACTCTTCCATGGAGGTCAAATTAAACCTAATTTCAAACAGGTGGTGGACGATTTACAAAAGTCACATGAATCTCCTCCTGTTGAAATTGAAAGAGAGAACTTATTTGTAAAGAAAGAAGGAGAAAGGAAGTATAGAGGAAGTAGATCTCTACCACGATTTAGGATCTCTGATATGTTATTAGAGAAGACTactgattcttcttcttcttctaaatgGGGATGGAAAGGATGGAGATTGAAAGATATATTACTATTTCGAAGTGCATCAGAAGGAAGAGTAATGGGGAAGCTCAAGCAATATCcattaaagaaatatgaattgTTGAAGAAGGTAACGGAATCGGAATCGGTTTCGAGTTTCCGATCGTCGGAAAGTTCGAAGAGAGGGCCGGCGACGGCGATGTCGGCTCATGAGATTCATTATACGGCGAATAGAGCGGCGTCGGAGGAGATGAAGAGAAGAACTTTTTTGCCTTACAAACAGACTCTTTTGGGTGGTTGCTTGGGATTCAATCCAGCCGTTCATGATCGACATGCTGGAAGCTTTGGATTATCAACACGTGGCTGA
- the LOC124942183 gene encoding serine/threonine-protein kinase SRK2E has translation MDRVAMTVGLGMDIPIMHDSDRYELVRDIGAGNFGVARLMTDKHTGELVAVKYIERGEKIDENVQREIINHRSLRHPNIVRFKEVILTPTHLAIVMEYASGGELFERICNAGRFSEDEARFFFQQLISGVSYCHSMQVCHRDLKLENTLLDGSTAPRLKICDFGYSKNSVLHSQPKSTVGTPAYIAPEVLLKKEYDGKMADVWSCGVTLYVMLVGAYPFEDPEEPKNFRKTIQRILNVQYSIPDYVHISPECRHLISRIFVADPSKRITIPEIKNHEWFQKNLPSELIDERNNLNNEFDESDQPTQSEEEIMQIINEATIPAAGTQRSNQYLTTGSLDIDDEMDEDLDTDPELDLDSSGEIVYAM, from the exons ATGGATCGAGTTGCTATGACGGTTGGCTTAGGGATGGATATTCCGATTATGCATGATAGCGATCGTTACGAACTTGTTAGAGATATTGGCGCTGGAAACTTTGGTGTCGCTAGGTTGATGACTGATAAACATACCGGTGAACTCGTCGCCGTTAAGTATATCGAGAGAGGCGAGAAG ATAGATGAGAACGTGCAGAGAGAAATCATCAACCATAGATCTCTTAGGCATCCAAATATTGTGAGATTCAAAgag GTCATATTAACACCTACACATTTGGCGATTGTAATGGAATATGCATCTGGAGGAGAGTTATTTGAGAGAATATGTAATGCAGGACGTTTCAGCGAGGATGAG GCACGTTTCTTCTTCCAACAATTGATATCAGGAGTCAGTTACTGTCATTCAATG CAAGTATGCCACCGTGATTTGAAATTGGAGAACACATTATTGGATGGAAGTACTGCTCCACGACTTAAGATCTGCGATTTTGGATATTCCAAG AATTCTGTATTACATTCTCAACCAAAGTCGACTGTTGGAACACCTGCATATATAGCTCCTGAAGTTTTACTCAAGAAGGAATATGATGGGAAG ATGGCAGATGTGTGGTCGTGTGGAGTAACCTTGTATGTGATGTTGGTGGGTGCATATCCGTTTGAGGATCCAGAGGAACCTAAGAATTTTCGGAAGACAATACAg CGAATTTTGAATGTTCAATACTCCATTCCAGATTATGTGCACATATCCCCTGAATGCCGACATCTTATCTCAAGGATCTTTGTAGCTGATCCCTCTAAG AGGATTACTATTCCAGAGATAAAAAACCATGAATGGTTTCAAAAGAATCTCCCATCGGAGCTGATAGATGAGAGAAACAATTTGAATAACGAATTTGACGAGTCGGATCAACCGACACAAAGCGAGGAGGAAATTATGCAAATAATTAACGAGGCAACAATACCTGCAGCAGGAACACAGAGGTCGAATCAGTATTTAACAACCGGCAGTCTGGATATTGACGATGAAATGGACGAAGATCTCGATACAGATCCCGAGCTCGATCTGGATAGCAGTGGTGAGATCGTCTACGCAATGTGA